A genomic window from Halorubrum lacusprofundi ATCC 49239 includes:
- a CDS encoding YihY/virulence factor BrkB family protein gives MPTHSLASIDTVRRVVDVAIDRQVTFLAAAIAYYAFVSLIPALLLLVVVATAVFGEAIAVELLAAAGDFLTPAGQEAVAGAISSAGGRTGASVIGVAVLLWSTLKVFRGLDTAFAELYGVKEPPDFVKQLADAASVVLAVSVGIGVMVAIGAFVAAADVVPAVEAASILVLPAFLAVVFLPMYYLLPEPDIGLREALPGAAIAAVGWTLLQAGFQVYAASAGQFQVYGVIGGILLLVTWLYLAAVVVVVGGVVNVVLAGRDETAPASGAGLGGGPAIADAMDRQLQHDRDRSTGMNGESDGAGDAGDEERPAGAPDVAALQEEVSRLRTEFDAFEDDVERRTVDKPAVESELKRYVRSRMRRGHARGWGPYLVLLYGTVLILGAFSFLDGLYAIAAMLILGLSTLGLYTLFIIVGIGLNLLETPGKALDYARHRSDD, from the coding sequence GTGCCCACACACTCTCTCGCCTCGATCGACACGGTTCGGCGCGTCGTTGACGTCGCGATCGACCGACAGGTGACGTTCCTTGCCGCCGCAATCGCCTATTACGCGTTCGTCTCGCTGATCCCGGCGCTCCTGCTGCTCGTCGTCGTCGCGACCGCCGTCTTCGGGGAGGCGATCGCCGTCGAGCTCCTGGCGGCGGCCGGCGACTTCCTCACGCCCGCCGGCCAGGAGGCCGTCGCCGGCGCGATCTCCTCCGCGGGTGGCCGAACCGGCGCGAGCGTGATCGGCGTCGCAGTGCTGCTCTGGTCGACGCTGAAGGTGTTCCGTGGGCTCGACACCGCGTTCGCCGAGCTGTACGGCGTCAAGGAGCCGCCAGACTTCGTGAAACAGCTCGCCGATGCCGCCTCGGTCGTCCTCGCCGTCAGCGTCGGTATCGGCGTGATGGTCGCCATCGGCGCGTTCGTCGCGGCCGCCGACGTAGTCCCGGCCGTGGAGGCGGCGAGTATCCTCGTGTTACCGGCGTTCCTCGCGGTCGTCTTCCTCCCGATGTACTACCTGCTCCCCGAGCCGGACATCGGTCTGCGAGAGGCCCTCCCCGGCGCGGCCATCGCCGCCGTCGGCTGGACGCTGCTGCAGGCCGGCTTTCAGGTGTACGCCGCGAGCGCCGGCCAGTTTCAGGTGTACGGCGTTATCGGCGGTATCTTACTGCTCGTCACGTGGCTGTACCTCGCCGCCGTCGTCGTCGTGGTCGGCGGGGTCGTCAACGTCGTCTTGGCCGGCCGCGACGAGACGGCCCCTGCAAGCGGCGCCGGCTTGGGTGGTGGGCCGGCGATCGCCGACGCCATGGACCGGCAGTTACAACACGACCGCGACCGATCCACGGGTATGAACGGTGAGTCGGACGGCGCGGGCGACGCCGGCGACGAGGAACGCCCAGCGGGGGCGCCTGACGTGGCGGCGCTACAGGAGGAGGTGAGCCGGCTACGGACGGAGTTCGACGCGTTCGAGGACGACGTCGAACGGCGTACCGTCGACAAGCCGGCCGTCGAATCGGAGCTGAAGCGGTACGTCCGCTCGCGGATGCGGCGCGGCCACGCCCGCGGCTGGGGACCGTACCTCGTGCTCCTGTACGGCACGGTGCTGATACTCGGCGCATTCTCCTTCCTCGACGGGCTCTACGCCATCGCCGCGATGCTCATCTTGGGGCTGTCGACGCTAGGACTGTACACCCTCTTTATCATCGTCGGCATCGGGCTCAACCTGCTCGAAACCCCCGGCAAAGCGCTCGATTACGCCCGCCATCGGAGCGATGACTGA
- a CDS encoding phosphatase PAP2 family protein gives MTGLVTAERGIGEVTLVDALPELVVVAFAAVTHLADPWFLFGLLAVGYWFASDRLAASPRRAGATAIAAVTCAYAATALGKAWFALPRPPGAIGPADVPAWLPSLLSAWYEAQVLSDGFGFPSGHATGGAAAYLALALVYDRAWTGQRRLLAAVLVAVAVAASRVVIEVHYLVDVLAGLAVGGGVVLGALWLAGDPRVRRGGSAESEGGFDSRGATAALDPTLPFLLAAVVSTGALAVTVAGGHTGEVVEAGIGIATGAGGAVGWRLVDGDEPAVPVRIAVPALAVTGGLWVGAYVFAGSVAVTLAATTAAVVAVVALPALPERIERMSGAWN, from the coding sequence GTGACCGGACTCGTCACTGCCGAGCGCGGGATCGGCGAAGTCACCCTCGTTGACGCGCTCCCGGAGCTCGTCGTCGTCGCCTTCGCTGCCGTCACCCACCTCGCGGACCCGTGGTTCCTGTTCGGGCTGCTGGCGGTCGGCTACTGGTTCGCGAGCGATCGGCTTGCGGCGTCGCCGCGCCGCGCCGGGGCGACCGCGATCGCGGCCGTCACCTGCGCGTACGCCGCCACGGCGCTCGGAAAGGCGTGGTTCGCGCTCCCTCGTCCGCCCGGCGCGATCGGCCCCGCGGACGTGCCGGCGTGGCTCCCCAGCCTGTTGTCGGCGTGGTACGAGGCGCAGGTGCTCTCCGACGGCTTCGGCTTCCCCAGCGGCCACGCCACCGGCGGCGCGGCGGCATACCTCGCGCTAGCGCTCGTGTACGATCGGGCGTGGACCGGTCAGAGACGGCTCCTCGCCGCCGTCCTTGTCGCCGTCGCCGTCGCGGCCTCGCGGGTCGTCATCGAGGTTCACTACCTCGTCGACGTGTTGGCGGGGCTGGCCGTCGGTGGCGGCGTCGTGCTCGGTGCGCTGTGGCTCGCGGGCGACCCGCGGGTTCGGCGAGGCGGTTCTGCGGAGAGCGAAGGCGGTTTCGACTCTCGCGGCGCCACCGCCGCGCTCGATCCCACGCTACCGTTCCTGCTGGCGGCGGTCGTCTCGACCGGCGCGCTGGCCGTCACCGTCGCGGGCGGGCACACCGGCGAGGTGGTCGAGGCGGGAATCGGGATCGCCACCGGCGCCGGCGGCGCGGTCGGCTGGCGACTTGTCGACGGCGACGAACCCGCGGTCCCGGTCCGGATCGCGGTCCCCGCGCTGGCCGTCACCGGCGGGCTCTGGGTGGGCGCGTACGTGTTCGCGGGATCAGTTGCGGTCACGCTGGCCGCGACGACTGCCGCCGTGGTCGCCGTCGTCGCGCTGCCCGCGCTGCCGGAGCGGATCGAGAGAATGTCGGGCGCGTGGAACTGA
- a CDS encoding aldo/keto reductase: MEYTTLGSTGTTVSKICLGCMSFGDSDWREWVLDEEEGKAIVERALELGVNFFDTANMYSNGESERVLGEALEGHREESVVATKAYFQMAESNPNSGGLSRKAIEQELEHSLDRLGMETIDLYQLHRWDDDTPIEETLAALDDAVRRGKVRHVGASSMWAHQFAEALHTSDREGYERFATMQNHYNLAYREEERETLPLCQKEGIGVMPWSPLARGYLTRPHEDVDATLRGETEEHLYEHPYREGGGLAVNERVAELADEKGVKMAQIALAWLFHKEWVDTPIVGTTSVEHLEDAVEALDIDLSKSDMEWLEEPYEPVRVSGHE; the protein is encoded by the coding sequence ATGGAGTACACGACGCTCGGAAGCACCGGGACGACGGTCTCGAAGATCTGTCTCGGCTGTATGAGCTTCGGCGACTCGGATTGGCGCGAGTGGGTCCTCGACGAGGAGGAGGGGAAAGCGATCGTCGAGCGCGCGCTCGAACTCGGGGTGAACTTCTTCGACACCGCCAACATGTACTCGAACGGCGAGTCGGAGCGCGTCCTCGGCGAGGCGCTGGAGGGCCACCGCGAGGAGAGCGTCGTCGCCACGAAGGCGTACTTCCAGATGGCCGAGTCGAACCCGAACTCCGGCGGGCTCTCGCGGAAGGCGATCGAACAGGAGCTCGAACACAGCCTCGATCGGCTGGGCATGGAGACGATCGACTTGTACCAGCTCCACCGGTGGGACGACGACACGCCGATCGAGGAGACGCTGGCCGCGCTCGACGACGCCGTGCGGCGCGGCAAGGTCCGACACGTCGGCGCCTCGTCGATGTGGGCCCACCAGTTCGCCGAGGCGCTGCACACGAGCGACCGCGAGGGGTACGAGCGGTTCGCCACCATGCAGAACCACTACAACCTCGCCTACCGCGAGGAGGAGCGCGAGACCCTCCCGCTCTGTCAGAAGGAGGGGATCGGCGTGATGCCGTGGAGTCCGCTGGCGCGCGGGTACCTCACGCGCCCGCACGAGGACGTGGACGCCACGCTCCGCGGAGAGACCGAAGAGCACCTCTACGAACACCCCTACCGCGAGGGCGGCGGGCTGGCGGTCAACGAGCGCGTCGCCGAACTGGCCGACGAGAAGGGCGTGAAGATGGCCCAGATCGCGTTGGCGTGGCTGTTCCACAAAGAGTGGGTCGACACACCCATCGTCGGGACGACCAGCGTCGAACACCTCGAAGACGCGGTCGAGGCGCTCGATATCGATCTCTCGAAATCCGACATGGAGTGGCTCGAAGAGCCGTACGAGCCGGTCCGCGTCTCCGGTCACGAGTGA
- a CDS encoding DUF7470 family protein, whose translation MRDTLGSEGIAGVVIVLIAVGVLTVHDPIVGAGVMVLLAGLALIAKGVADSTMRAFGLK comes from the coding sequence ATGCGCGACACCCTCGGGTCCGAAGGCATCGCCGGCGTCGTGATCGTCCTCATCGCGGTCGGGGTTCTAACCGTCCACGATCCGATCGTCGGTGCGGGCGTCATGGTTCTGTTAGCCGGGCTCGCGCTGATTGCAAAGGGGGTCGCCGACTCGACGATGCGGGCGTTCGGGCTCAAGTAG
- the eif1A gene encoding translation initiation factor eIF-1A has protein sequence MSNGDGGGRNDLRMPDEDEVFAEVVEMLGANRVRVRCADGKERTARIPGRMQKRVWIREDDIVLVEPWDWQDEKGDIAWRYEKSEAEQLREEGHLQ, from the coding sequence ATGAGCAATGGAGACGGCGGCGGTCGAAACGATCTCCGGATGCCCGACGAGGACGAGGTGTTCGCGGAGGTCGTCGAGATGCTCGGCGCAAACCGGGTCCGCGTGCGCTGTGCGGACGGGAAAGAGCGGACCGCGCGCATCCCCGGGCGGATGCAGAAGCGCGTCTGGATCCGCGAGGACGACATCGTCCTCGTCGAGCCGTGGGACTGGCAAGACGAGAAGGGCGACATCGCGTGGCGCTACGAGAAGAGCGAGGCCGAACAGCTCCGGGAGGAAGGCCACCTCCAGTGA
- a CDS encoding ATP-grasp domain-containing protein, giving the protein MLRLAMTTDAETFERVRGPLADRGIAIDHVQAKERALRVSGGREREGPSDADDEFDGFDAGFVYPSRLMEGVVVDARLSVPWVNDREAVLTSRNKAGVLAALDAAGIPTPRTTLVSNPVDEAVVTEAVAPFSYPVVVKPNSATRGVGVATATDLDSLLGVVDYLNLVHDYRATGDKSYLIQEFLPDARDYRAMVVDGAYVGAVERELPPDAVEEGRWKHNVHRGAAATGVDLPDRARELAERTAEALGIDYLGVDLLETDGRLVVNETNARPTVDAATKYKPDFYDRLAGLIERTAAGE; this is encoded by the coding sequence ATGCTCCGGCTCGCGATGACGACGGACGCCGAGACGTTCGAACGCGTGCGCGGGCCGCTCGCCGACCGCGGGATCGCGATCGATCACGTGCAGGCGAAAGAGCGGGCGCTCCGCGTCTCCGGGGGTAGGGAGCGTGAGGGTCCGTCGGACGCTGACGACGAGTTCGACGGCTTCGACGCCGGCTTCGTCTACCCCTCGCGACTTATGGAGGGCGTCGTGGTCGACGCACGGCTGTCGGTCCCGTGGGTGAACGACCGGGAGGCCGTCCTCACCTCCCGGAACAAGGCGGGCGTGCTCGCCGCGCTCGACGCCGCCGGAATTCCGACGCCGCGGACGACGCTGGTGTCGAACCCCGTCGACGAGGCGGTCGTCACCGAGGCCGTCGCGCCGTTCTCTTACCCCGTCGTCGTCAAGCCGAACTCCGCCACTCGGGGCGTGGGTGTCGCGACCGCGACCGATCTCGACTCGCTTCTGGGCGTCGTCGACTATCTCAACCTCGTCCACGACTACCGCGCGACCGGCGACAAGTCGTACCTGATTCAGGAGTTCCTCCCCGACGCGCGCGACTACCGGGCGATGGTCGTCGACGGCGCGTACGTCGGCGCGGTCGAGCGGGAACTCCCTCCGGACGCGGTCGAGGAGGGGCGGTGGAAACACAACGTCCACCGCGGCGCGGCGGCCACCGGTGTCGACCTCCCGGACCGCGCCCGCGAGTTGGCCGAGCGGACCGCGGAGGCACTCGGGATCGACTACCTCGGCGTCGACCTGCTGGAGACGGACGGACGGCTGGTCGTCAACGAGACGAACGCGCGGCCGACCGTCGACGCGGCGACGAAGTACAAGCCCGACTTCTATGACCGGCTCGCAGGGCTGATCGAGCGGACCGCCGCGGGAGAATAA
- a CDS encoding Hsp20/alpha crystallin family protein — translation MDRDDRDDPFGDFFEEIERMMNEMANGNPGSEDAGFGSATHVDAYTTDDGVRLVADLPAVSKDELSLQCDGEALTISAASDRREYDETVELPVPVDEHSADATFNNGVLEVVFDRDDDSASIDLE, via the coding sequence ATGGATAGAGACGACCGTGACGATCCGTTCGGCGACTTCTTCGAGGAGATCGAACGGATGATGAACGAGATGGCCAACGGGAACCCCGGAAGCGAGGACGCCGGCTTCGGCTCGGCGACGCACGTGGACGCGTACACCACCGACGACGGCGTGCGACTCGTCGCCGACCTCCCGGCCGTCTCGAAGGATGAGCTCTCCCTGCAGTGCGACGGGGAGGCGCTCACCATCTCTGCGGCGTCCGATCGGCGGGAGTACGACGAAACCGTCGAACTGCCCGTCCCGGTCGACGAGCACTCGGCGGACGCGACGTTCAACAACGGCGTGTTGGAGGTCGTGTTCGACCGCGACGACGACTCCGCCTCGATCGATCTGGAGTAG
- the gap gene encoding type I glyceraldehyde-3-phosphate dehydrogenase has product MSKSYLTADDDVSDDEVVRVGLNGFGRIGRNVFRAVLESPRIDLVGINDVMDFDDMAYLAKYDTVMGRLDGVERDGDALTIGDTSVPLYNVQDPADLPWDELDVDVALECTGVFRTREDASAHLDGGADTVIISAPPKGEEPVKQLVYGVNHDEYEGDDVISNASCTTNSITPVAKVLDAEFGIDAGTLTTVHAYTGSQSLIDGPKAKTRRGRAAAENIVPTSTGAAGAAQEVLPQLEGKIDGMAMRVPVPSGSITEFVVSLDENVTADEVNAAFRDAADSGPLAGVLGYTDDEVVSSDIVGLPFSSYVDLQSTNVIAGGKLLKILTWYDNEYGFSNRMLDMAAYVQDEA; this is encoded by the coding sequence ATGAGTAAATCATATCTCACCGCGGATGACGACGTGAGCGACGACGAGGTCGTCCGGGTGGGCCTCAACGGCTTCGGTCGGATCGGGCGAAACGTGTTCCGTGCGGTGCTGGAGTCGCCGCGCATCGATCTCGTCGGCATCAACGACGTGATGGACTTCGACGACATGGCGTACCTCGCGAAGTACGACACCGTCATGGGGCGGCTCGACGGCGTCGAGCGCGACGGCGACGCGCTGACGATCGGCGACACCTCAGTTCCGCTGTACAACGTGCAGGACCCCGCGGACCTCCCGTGGGACGAGCTCGACGTGGACGTGGCCTTAGAGTGTACGGGCGTCTTCCGTACCCGCGAGGACGCGAGCGCGCACCTCGACGGCGGCGCAGACACCGTGATCATCTCGGCGCCCCCGAAAGGCGAGGAGCCGGTCAAACAGCTCGTCTACGGCGTCAACCACGACGAATACGAGGGCGACGACGTGATCTCGAACGCCTCCTGTACGACTAACTCCATCACGCCGGTCGCGAAGGTGCTCGACGCGGAGTTCGGCATCGACGCCGGCACCCTCACCACGGTTCACGCGTACACCGGCTCCCAGAGCCTGATCGACGGGCCGAAGGCGAAGACCCGCCGCGGTCGCGCGGCCGCCGAGAACATCGTACCGACCTCGACGGGCGCCGCGGGCGCCGCACAGGAGGTTCTCCCGCAGCTTGAGGGGAAGATCGACGGGATGGCGATGCGTGTTCCCGTCCCGTCCGGCTCGATCACCGAGTTCGTCGTCAGCCTCGATGAGAACGTCACCGCGGACGAGGTCAACGCCGCCTTCCGCGACGCCGCCGACTCCGGGCCGCTCGCGGGCGTGCTCGGCTACACCGACGACGAGGTCGTCTCCAGCGACATCGTCGGCCTCCCGTTCTCCAGCTACGTCGACCTGCAGTCGACGAACGTCATCGCCGGTGGGAAGCTCCTGAAGATCCTCACCTGGTACGACAACGAGTACGGCTTCTCGAACCGGATGCTCGACATGGCCGCGTACGTTCAGGACGAAGCGTAA
- a CDS encoding phosphoglycerate kinase, producing MAAFDTIDDLPADSRVLVRLDLNSPIEDGKPQDNRRFERHAETVRELADAGHRVVLMAHQGRPGRDDFTSLSGHADILADHVGRDVAFVADTFGDEALDAIDALGAGEVLLLENTRMCDDELPEADPEEKAETEFVQTLAPQFDAYVNDAYSAAHRKHASLVGFPLVLPAYAGRVMETEYEANTAIATREFDGPVTMVVGGTKATDVIGVMDALDDRVDRFLLGGVAGELFLRAAGHPVGHDLEGTDLFDEQWEENRELIESVLDERGDAIRLATDLAYEGPDGDRAEVAVDDIDEKTDGYLDVGSETIAAYEPPIHESDAVFVKGALGVFEDERFADGTVGVLEAIAETDCFSVVGGGDTSRAIEMYGLDEDDFSHVSIAGGAYIRALTGEPLPAVEVLEAAAGRQ from the coding sequence ATGGCCGCTTTCGACACCATCGACGACCTTCCGGCAGACTCGCGCGTCCTCGTTCGGCTCGACCTCAACTCCCCGATCGAAGACGGAAAACCGCAGGACAACCGCCGGTTCGAGCGCCACGCGGAGACGGTCCGCGAGCTCGCCGATGCGGGTCACCGCGTCGTACTCATGGCCCACCAGGGCCGTCCCGGCCGCGACGACTTCACGTCGCTTTCGGGCCACGCCGACATCCTCGCCGACCACGTCGGCCGGGACGTGGCGTTCGTGGCAGACACCTTCGGCGACGAGGCGCTGGACGCCATCGACGCGCTCGGCGCGGGCGAGGTGCTCCTCCTTGAGAACACCCGAATGTGCGACGACGAGCTTCCCGAGGCGGATCCCGAGGAGAAGGCTGAAACGGAGTTCGTTCAGACGCTCGCGCCGCAGTTCGACGCGTACGTCAACGACGCGTACTCGGCGGCCCACCGCAAGCACGCCTCGCTCGTCGGGTTTCCGCTCGTGCTCCCCGCGTACGCGGGGCGCGTGATGGAGACGGAGTACGAGGCCAACACCGCCATCGCGACCCGCGAGTTCGACGGGCCGGTGACGATGGTCGTCGGCGGGACGAAAGCGACCGACGTGATCGGCGTGATGGACGCCTTGGACGACCGGGTCGATCGCTTCCTGCTCGGCGGCGTCGCCGGCGAACTGTTCTTGCGCGCTGCCGGTCACCCGGTCGGTCACGATCTGGAGGGGACGGACCTGTTCGACGAGCAGTGGGAGGAGAATCGCGAGCTGATCGAGTCGGTGCTCGACGAGCGCGGCGACGCGATCCGGCTCGCGACCGACCTCGCGTACGAGGGTCCCGACGGCGACCGCGCGGAGGTCGCCGTCGACGACATCGACGAGAAGACGGACGGGTACCTCGATGTCGGCTCGGAGACGATCGCGGCGTACGAACCGCCGATCCACGAGTCCGACGCGGTGTTCGTGAAGGGTGCTCTCGGCGTCTTCGAGGACGAGCGGTTCGCGGACGGAACGGTGGGCGTGCTCGAAGCGATCGCCGAGACCGACTGCTTCTCGGTGGTCGGCGGCGGCGACACCTCGCGGGCGATCGAGATGTACGGGCTCGACGAGGACGACTTCTCGCACGTCTCCATCGCGGGCGGGGCGTACATCCGCGCGCTGACGGGCGAGCCGCTGCCGGCCGTGGAAGTCTTGGAGGCGGCGGCCGGACGGCAGTAG
- the lrp gene encoding HTH-type transcriptional regulator Lrp, with amino-acid sequence MTYENLDAKLVNSLLSNGRASLRSLGDELDVSVTTVSNHLRDLEEEGVIRGYTPIVDYDKLGYDVTAVLQLKVEGSALPDVTEKLRQEKQMVSVYEVTGDYDVIAIGKFTDTDGMNAQIKSILTDADIRESNTSVVLNAVTENEQFDLDLNEE; translated from the coding sequence ATGACGTACGAAAACCTCGACGCGAAACTCGTCAACTCCCTTCTCAGCAACGGACGGGCGAGCCTCAGGAGTCTCGGCGACGAGCTCGACGTATCGGTGACGACGGTGTCGAACCACCTCCGTGATCTCGAAGAAGAGGGTGTGATCCGAGGGTACACGCCGATCGTCGACTACGACAAGCTCGGCTACGACGTGACCGCGGTGCTCCAGCTCAAAGTCGAGGGGAGCGCGCTCCCCGACGTGACCGAGAAGCTCCGCCAGGAGAAACAGATGGTGAGCGTCTACGAGGTCACGGGCGATTACGACGTGATCGCCATCGGGAAGTTCACTGACACGGACGGGATGAACGCCCAGATCAAGTCGATCCTCACCGACGCCGACATCCGCGAGTCGAACACCAGCGTCGTCCTCAACGCCGTCACCGAAAACGAGCAGTTCGACCTCGACCTCAACGAGGAGTAG
- the glnA gene encoding type I glutamate--ammonia ligase, whose product MTDEHAKPDGGLTAKEQAVLDEIEEENVDFLRLQFTDILGVVKNVSVPAHQAEKAFTEGIYFDGSSIEGFVRIQESDMRLVPDPDTFAVLPWRSDGEDGSAAARIICDIVTTEGEPFEGGPRQVLKRVLSKADDMGYTVSIGPEPEFFLFKTDDDGNATTIPHDNGGYFDLAPKDLASDVRKEIIFTLEEMGFEIEASHHEVAEGQHEINFKYDDALTAADNIATFRAVVRAVASQHDLHATFMPKPIADINGSGMHSHISLFDEDGNAFADDSDEFNLSETAYQFMGGILNHAKAFTAVTNPTVNSYKRLVPGYEAPIYVAWSDTNRSALVRVPDAAGVSARFEVRSPDPSCNPYLGLASMIAAGLHGIETEADPGDPVREDIYEFDDEKRQEYGIETLPPNLGAAVEELETDEVLQDALGPHTSEKFAEAKSQEFSEYLTQVSQWEEDRYLETF is encoded by the coding sequence ATGACGGACGAACACGCGAAACCGGACGGCGGCCTCACGGCCAAAGAACAGGCGGTACTCGACGAGATCGAAGAAGAGAACGTCGATTTCCTGCGGCTCCAGTTTACCGACATCCTCGGCGTCGTGAAGAACGTCTCCGTGCCCGCTCATCAGGCGGAGAAGGCGTTCACCGAGGGGATCTACTTCGACGGCTCCTCCATCGAGGGGTTCGTGCGAATTCAGGAGTCGGACATGCGGCTCGTCCCCGACCCCGACACGTTCGCGGTGCTCCCGTGGCGCAGCGACGGCGAGGACGGCTCCGCGGCCGCTCGGATCATCTGTGACATCGTCACCACGGAAGGGGAACCGTTCGAGGGCGGCCCGCGCCAGGTGCTGAAGCGCGTCCTCTCGAAGGCCGACGACATGGGGTACACGGTCTCCATCGGACCGGAGCCGGAGTTCTTCCTCTTCAAGACGGACGACGACGGCAACGCGACGACGATCCCCCACGACAACGGCGGCTACTTCGACCTCGCGCCCAAGGATCTCGCGAGCGACGTTCGCAAGGAGATCATCTTCACGTTAGAGGAGATGGGCTTCGAGATCGAGGCGTCCCACCACGAGGTCGCGGAGGGGCAACACGAGATCAACTTCAAGTACGACGACGCGCTCACGGCCGCGGACAACATCGCGACGTTCCGCGCCGTCGTCCGCGCGGTCGCGAGCCAGCACGACCTGCACGCGACGTTCATGCCCAAGCCGATCGCCGACATCAACGGCTCTGGCATGCACAGTCACATCTCGCTGTTCGACGAGGACGGCAACGCCTTCGCCGACGACTCGGACGAGTTCAACCTGAGCGAGACCGCCTACCAGTTCATGGGCGGCATCCTGAACCACGCGAAGGCGTTCACGGCGGTCACCAACCCGACCGTGAACTCCTACAAGCGGCTGGTGCCCGGCTACGAGGCGCCCATCTACGTCGCGTGGTCCGACACGAACCGCTCGGCGCTCGTCCGCGTGCCCGACGCCGCGGGCGTCTCCGCGCGCTTCGAGGTCCGCAGCCCGGACCCGTCGTGTAACCCCTACCTCGGACTGGCGTCGATGATCGCGGCCGGCCTCCACGGCATCGAGACGGAGGCCGACCCGGGCGACCCGGTCCGCGAGGACATCTACGAGTTCGACGACGAGAAACGCCAGGAGTACGGCATCGAGACGCTACCGCCGAACCTCGGCGCCGCCGTCGAGGAGCTGGAGACTGACGAGGTCCTCCAGGACGCGCTCGGCCCGCACACCTCCGAGAAGTTCGCCGAGGCGAAGTCCCAAGAGTTCAGCGAGTACCTCACCCAGGTGTCGCAGTGGGAGGAGGACCGCTACCTGGAGACGTTCTAA